A single Vigna radiata var. radiata cultivar VC1973A chromosome 8, Vradiata_ver6, whole genome shotgun sequence DNA region contains:
- the LOC106772501 gene encoding fructose-bisphosphate aldolase 3, chloroplastic has protein sequence MAMASAKLNTLSSQWIAHSTFSPRRGSSPRRVSLPIRASSYQHELVQTAKSIATPGRGILAIDESNATCGKRLASIGLDNTEVNRQAYRQLLLTTPGLGEYISGAILFEETLYQSTTDGKKFVDCLRDQNIVPGIKVDKGLVPLPGSNNESWCQGLDGLASRSAEYYKQGARFAKWRTVVSIPCGPSALAVKEAAWGLARYAAISQDNGLVPIVEPEILLDGDHSIERTLEVAEKVWSEVFFYLAENNVMFEGILLKPSMVTPGAEHKEKASPETIAKYTLTLLRRRVPPAVPGIMFLSGGQSEVEATLNLNAMNQSPNPWHVSFSYARALQNTVLKTWKGHPENVEAAQKSLLVRAKANSLAQLGRYSAEGESEEAKKGMFVKGYVY, from the exons ATGGCCATGGCTTCTGCAAAGCTCAATACTTTGTCTTCACAGTGGATCGCCCACAGCACCTTTTCTCCCCGCCGGGGATCTTCTCCTCGCCGGGTCTCTCTCCCGATCCGCGCCTCTTCTTATCAACACGAACTCGTCCAAACCGCC AAATCTATTGCAACTCCTGGGCGTGGAATTCTTGCAATTGATGAATCAAATGCAACATGCGGGAAGCGTTTAGCATCCATTGGTTTGGACAATACTGAGGTGAATCGCCAGGCTTACAGGCAACTTCTGCTTACCACACCTGGCCTTGGAGAGTATATTTCTGGTGCCATTCTTTTTGAAGAAACCCTTTACCAGTCAACCACTGATGGAAAGAAATTTGTGGATTGCCTTCGTGATCAGAACATTGTTCCTGGCATCAAAGTTGATAAG GGTCTGGTCCCCCTGCCGGGTTCGAACAATGAATCATGGTGCCAAGGGTTGGATGGATTGGCTTCTAGGTCTGCTGAATACTACAAGCAAGGTGCTCGATTTGCCAAGTG GAGGACAGTTGTTAGCATTCCATGTGGTCCTTCTGCATTAGCTGTTAAGGAAGCGGCATGGGGACTTGCACGTTATGCCGCTATCTCTCAG GACAATGGCCTTGTGCCAATTGTGGAGCCTGAAATTCTTTTGGATGGAGACCACTCAATTGAAAGGACGTTGGAAGTGGCTGAGAAAGTGTGGTCAGAAGTCTTCTTCTACTTGGCTGAAAACAATGTCATGTTTGAGGGAATTTTGCTCAAACCTAGCATGGTTACACCTGGGGCTGAACATAAGGAAAAGGCTTCTCCGGAAACCATTGCCAAATATACTCTAACCTTGCTTAGAAGAAGAGTTCCTCCAGCAGTACCCGGAATCATG TTTTTGTCGGGTGGGCAATCTGAAGTGGAAGCAACACTTAATCTAAATGCAATGAACCAAAGCCCCAACCCATGGCATGTTTCTTTCTCGTATGCTCGAGCTCTTCAGAACACCGTGCTAAAAACGTGGAAAGGACATCCTGAGAATGTGGAAGCTGCTCAAAAGTCTCTTTTGGTGCGCGCAAAAGCAAACTCCTTGGCTCAACTTGGAAGATATTCTGCGGAGGGTGAGAGTGAAGAGGCAAAGAAGGGAATGTTTGTCAAGGGCTATGTCTACTAA